Proteins encoded in a region of the Oscillospiraceae bacterium MB24-C1 genome:
- a CDS encoding site-specific integrase translates to MPRRGENIYKRKDGRWEGRVLAPDGKYRYTYAKTYKEVKTKKQILQKQIAFKTTSESQMALNAATLFENWLNGELINKIKPTTYDSYYRCLVKYVIPFFEESGNEKLTAKKAAEFVCHIGGNADLSESYKRKLLSIFKTAVKEIMKDTQECESIINAVKLPRKAEANVQVFSIREQRLIEKAIISDQSWAALGILLCFYTGLRLGEVCALRWGDIDFDAGTMLVERTVSRIKNFEDEENKTRLTVGNPKSRKSIRKIPVPAFMIDISKQFKKQDSNENFYILTSTLVPMEPRTFQKLFKRIQEISGVKSRKFHAIRHTFATRALELGVDIKTLSEILGHANVSTTLNIYAHSLFEQKKNAMDRMNNMYIMHASDNAFAVLNPVITA, encoded by the coding sequence ATGCCAAGAAGAGGCGAAAACATTTACAAGCGTAAGGATGGTCGATGGGAAGGACGTGTTTTGGCGCCTGATGGAAAATACCGATACACCTATGCAAAAACCTATAAAGAAGTTAAAACAAAAAAACAGATTTTACAAAAACAAATTGCTTTTAAAACAACGTCGGAATCCCAAATGGCACTAAATGCAGCCACATTATTTGAAAACTGGCTTAATGGTGAGCTTATCAATAAGATAAAACCCACAACCTATGATAGCTACTATCGATGCCTTGTAAAATATGTTATTCCATTTTTTGAAGAGTCAGGTAATGAAAAGCTGACAGCTAAAAAGGCCGCAGAATTTGTTTGTCACATTGGAGGCAATGCAGATTTATCCGAATCTTATAAGCGTAAGTTACTTTCTATTTTTAAAACAGCGGTTAAAGAAATTATGAAAGATACGCAGGAGTGTGAGAGCATTATAAACGCCGTGAAGCTGCCTAGAAAGGCTGAGGCTAATGTTCAGGTGTTTTCAATAAGGGAACAACGCCTGATCGAAAAAGCAATTATCAGTGATCAAAGCTGGGCTGCACTTGGCATTTTACTTTGTTTTTATACCGGCTTGCGTCTTGGAGAGGTATGCGCCCTAAGATGGGGAGATATCGATTTTGATGCGGGTACGATGTTAGTGGAAAGAACGGTCTCTCGTATTAAAAATTTCGAGGATGAGGAAAACAAGACCAGACTGACGGTTGGAAACCCCAAAAGTCGGAAGTCCATCAGAAAGATTCCAGTTCCTGCGTTTATGATTGATATATCTAAACAATTTAAAAAACAAGATAGTAATGAAAATTTTTATATTCTCACAAGCACTCTGGTACCAATGGAACCACGGACCTTCCAAAAGCTTTTTAAACGCATTCAAGAAATCTCTGGGGTCAAAAGTCGAAAATTTCATGCTATACGGCACACTTTTGCAACCCGTGCGCTGGAACTTGGGGTCGATATTAAGACGCTAAGCGAGATATTGGGCCATGCAAATGTCTCTACGACACTTAATATCTATGCACATTCGCTTTTTGAGCAAAAAAAGAACGCTATGGATCGAATGAATAATATGTATATCATGCACGCTTCGGATAATGCATTCGCCGTCTTAAACCCCGTCATAACAGCATAA
- the ligD gene encoding DNA ligase D produces MTAKLNAYNQKRDFEKTLEPEGAMENTAEGLRFVVQHHMARRDHYDLRLEWGGVLLSWAVPKGPSYNTRDKRLAVQVEDHPLEYRNFEGTIPKGEYGGGVVMIWDEGSWQPQANVDEGLRQGSLKFSLKGRRLKGKWALVRMKAKEGETKDNWLLLKEKDEYANTDDRVCEFATSIRSGRTMVEIENNENEKLMRNPFNNADVQLAKLASEVPAGEDWLYELKYDGYRIMAFVEGNGARLQTRGGHDYTNRFENVAVSLIDWAAGRPMVLDGEMVVTDASGKTDFQALQNYLRSPKDKMPTYIVFDLLALDGVDLRGQRLIQRKETLKTIMKDAPKNLYYSRHLQGNGKESFTSACEMGMEGIIGKKADSVYSGTRNGDWIKLKCDKRQELVIGGYTLSQKKTRGISSLLLGVYEGEDFIYVGRAGTGLSKANVEELETKFKDLKRSEPPFKLAPKPRANETIAWLKPRLVAEIKFAEWTQDDLLRQASYKGLRTDKAPQDIKREKAVDEEEPDLSAKELEKPMESNSKNIIIEGIKITSPDKVIFDNPVITKEDVIRYYAQVAECMLPYVRHRILSIVRCPKGVSHSCFYKKHPSPGSQEIVTVPITNSNGETEDYFYIENAAGLITEAQMGTLEFHTWGSRISTLEKPDMMVFDLDPDEGMDLETVRRGVQDMKSILVELSLNSYLKTSGGKGYHVVVPLMPSVSWEAFHDFARRVAEVMEQKWPDRYTSNVRKVKRTNKIFIDWIRNGRGATSIAPYSIRARKGARVSMPITWDELDTVAPDGVNMVEALKRINGTDPWKDFYQTHQLLK; encoded by the coding sequence ATGACTGCAAAACTAAACGCGTATAATCAAAAGAGAGATTTTGAAAAAACATTGGAACCGGAAGGTGCAATGGAAAATACTGCTGAAGGCCTGAGGTTTGTCGTCCAACACCATATGGCTCGTAGGGATCATTACGATTTACGCCTTGAATGGGGAGGGGTGCTTCTAAGCTGGGCGGTACCTAAGGGGCCTTCCTATAACACCCGTGATAAGAGACTCGCCGTACAGGTGGAGGACCATCCCCTGGAATACAGGAACTTTGAGGGGACAATTCCTAAAGGGGAGTATGGTGGCGGCGTCGTGATGATCTGGGACGAAGGCAGCTGGCAACCCCAGGCGAATGTGGATGAAGGGCTCCGCCAGGGGTCTCTTAAGTTCTCCCTAAAAGGAAGACGGCTCAAAGGCAAATGGGCTTTGGTGCGTATGAAAGCGAAGGAGGGCGAAACGAAGGATAATTGGCTTTTGCTAAAAGAAAAAGACGAATACGCTAACACCGACGACAGGGTTTGCGAGTTTGCTACTAGTATTCGCAGCGGGCGTACGATGGTGGAAATAGAAAATAATGAGAACGAAAAATTGATGAGGAATCCTTTTAACAATGCGGATGTACAGCTTGCCAAATTGGCCAGTGAAGTCCCGGCGGGGGAGGATTGGCTCTATGAACTTAAATATGACGGCTACCGAATCATGGCGTTTGTAGAAGGCAACGGCGCCCGTTTGCAAACGCGTGGCGGCCATGATTATACAAACCGGTTTGAAAACGTTGCCGTTTCACTCATCGATTGGGCCGCCGGAAGGCCAATGGTCTTGGATGGGGAAATGGTTGTCACCGACGCGTCTGGTAAGACGGATTTTCAGGCCCTGCAAAACTATTTGAGAAGTCCCAAGGATAAAATGCCCACTTATATCGTATTTGACCTTCTTGCGTTGGATGGTGTAGACCTTCGGGGGCAACGCCTAATCCAAAGGAAAGAAACGCTTAAAACCATTATGAAGGATGCCCCCAAAAACCTTTATTACAGCCGGCATTTACAGGGGAACGGTAAAGAGAGTTTTACCTCTGCCTGTGAGATGGGAATGGAAGGAATCATCGGAAAAAAAGCCGATTCAGTTTACAGTGGAACAAGAAATGGCGACTGGATCAAGCTAAAATGTGATAAAAGACAGGAGCTTGTAATAGGTGGATATACGCTGTCTCAAAAGAAAACGCGGGGGATCAGTTCGCTTCTTCTTGGCGTCTATGAGGGCGAGGATTTTATCTATGTCGGACGCGCCGGCACTGGCCTGAGCAAGGCGAACGTAGAAGAACTGGAGACAAAATTTAAAGACTTAAAGAGGTCGGAGCCCCCTTTTAAGCTTGCACCCAAGCCCAGAGCAAATGAAACCATCGCCTGGCTTAAACCCAGACTGGTTGCTGAAATAAAATTTGCCGAATGGACCCAAGACGATTTGTTAAGGCAAGCAAGTTATAAAGGTCTGCGGACGGATAAGGCGCCTCAGGATATAAAAAGGGAAAAAGCGGTGGACGAGGAAGAACCTGATCTATCAGCAAAAGAACTGGAGAAACCAATGGAGTCAAATAGTAAAAATATCATCATCGAGGGAATAAAAATTACAAGCCCCGACAAGGTGATATTTGACAATCCGGTTATCACAAAGGAAGATGTGATTCGGTATTATGCGCAGGTGGCCGAGTGCATGTTGCCCTATGTGCGCCACAGGATTTTGAGTATCGTGCGCTGCCCGAAGGGGGTGTCCCACTCTTGTTTCTACAAGAAGCATCCCAGTCCGGGCAGTCAGGAAATCGTGACAGTACCAATAACCAACAGCAACGGCGAAACGGAAGATTACTTTTATATCGAAAACGCGGCCGGCCTTATAACTGAAGCGCAGATGGGGACATTGGAATTTCACACATGGGGAAGCCGTATAAGCACGCTTGAAAAGCCGGATATGATGGTTTTTGATTTGGATCCGGATGAGGGAATGGACCTCGAAACGGTGCGCCGTGGCGTTCAGGACATGAAGAGTATCCTTGTTGAACTTTCTCTCAACTCCTATCTCAAGACCAGCGGTGGAAAAGGATACCATGTGGTTGTACCTTTAATGCCTTCTGTTTCATGGGAAGCATTTCATGATTTTGCCAGGCGTGTTGCTGAAGTAATGGAACAGAAATGGCCCGATCGATATACCAGTAACGTCAGAAAGGTGAAAAGAACAAACAAGATATTTATTGACTGGATTCGAAACGGCAGAGGTGCCACAAGTATTGCACCCTATTCCATAAGAGCAAGAAAAGGGGCGCGAGTGTCCATGCCCATTACATGGGATGAGCTTGATACGGTTGCACCAGATGGTGTTAATATGGTAGAAGCACTCAAACGGATCAACGGCACCGACCCGTGGAAGGATTTTTATCAAACTCATCAGCTGCTAAAGTAA
- a CDS encoding Ku protein, with the protein MVSRKSVITFGMVAIPIAMYTATQDNDIHFNQLHKEDNSRIRYKKTCAHCGKEIASGDIVKGYEYDKDKYVVVTDDEIEKIKTEKEKTIQILHFAQLNQISPVYYEKTYQASPEAGGEKAFELLRSALMAEQKIAIGKAVMGTKDTLMAIIPREDGILISTMFYADEIKALQKPYSKPEVSEQELGMAKLLINSMDTPFDPAKYKDEYQEKLRALIETKISGKEVVAAEAENPNKIIDLMEALKASVEKANKDKEPA; encoded by the coding sequence ATGGTATCGCGTAAATCGGTTATAACATTTGGCATGGTCGCGATTCCGATCGCGATGTATACAGCTACGCAGGATAACGACATCCATTTCAACCAATTGCACAAGGAAGATAACAGTCGCATCCGATACAAGAAAACCTGCGCACACTGCGGTAAGGAAATTGCGTCAGGGGATATTGTGAAGGGCTATGAGTATGACAAGGACAAGTATGTCGTTGTTACAGACGATGAGATCGAAAAGATCAAGACAGAAAAGGAAAAAACCATTCAAATACTGCATTTCGCTCAACTTAATCAAATTTCCCCCGTCTACTACGAAAAAACCTATCAGGCCTCACCCGAGGCGGGGGGCGAAAAGGCTTTCGAGCTGCTGCGCTCTGCGCTGATGGCTGAGCAGAAGATTGCCATAGGCAAGGCAGTCATGGGGACAAAGGATACGTTGATGGCGATTATTCCGCGCGAGGACGGTATCCTTATTTCCACAATGTTTTACGCCGACGAAATAAAGGCGCTTCAAAAGCCGTACTCCAAGCCCGAAGTCTCTGAACAGGAGCTGGGCATGGCCAAGTTGCTGATTAATTCGATGGACACGCCCTTCGACCCCGCCAAGTATAAAGACGAATATCAGGAGAAGCTGCGCGCACTGATCGAAACTAAAATTTCGGGTAAAGAGGTTGTCGCAGCAGAGGCAGAGAATCCAAACAAAATTATCGATCTCATGGAGGCGCTTAAAGCTAGCGTTGAAAAAGCTAATAAAGATAAGGAACCGGCGTGA
- a CDS encoding ABC transporter permease: MNTVFALWKRGLKAFVRNRTGLVFSLIFPFFFVYVFGAIFKSDFVENPIAYMLSGVIITTVFESALNLASTTVDDMVSGFMKEVLVSPAKRISVAMGQLLSAATVATLQGVMILAIGLFIGIKFTVWTTPLFVLLSMICIGVVFSGVGLFMATKVRNGQTFQIVKTAVTMPLTFLSGAYIPLSMLPGTLRYVAYLNPMTYATAFFRMIVLEKTNLPIAELAKEGLVVDINGFMVTPLMTFVIIITIGLVFLLLSTISFIKTDFSRLSRSATDANAIWG, encoded by the coding sequence ATGAATACCGTTTTTGCATTGTGGAAAAGGGGCCTGAAAGCGTTTGTCAGAAACAGGACCGGCCTGGTTTTTTCGTTGATATTCCCCTTTTTCTTTGTTTATGTATTTGGTGCAATATTTAAAAGTGATTTTGTCGAAAATCCGATTGCCTATATGCTGTCCGGTGTTATTATAACCACGGTGTTTGAGAGTGCACTTAACCTAGCCTCCACCACCGTTGATGATATGGTCAGCGGATTTATGAAAGAGGTTTTGGTTTCGCCAGCAAAAAGAATCTCGGTTGCAATGGGCCAATTATTATCTGCCGCCACGGTTGCTACGCTGCAAGGGGTGATGATATTGGCAATTGGCCTCTTCATTGGCATTAAATTTACGGTCTGGACCACGCCGCTTTTTGTTCTATTGTCGATGATCTGTATAGGGGTTGTTTTTTCAGGTGTGGGTCTTTTTATGGCAACAAAGGTTCGTAACGGACAAACCTTCCAGATAGTCAAGACAGCGGTAACGATGCCGCTGACCTTTCTCTCCGGTGCCTACATCCCTTTATCGATGCTGCCCGGCACGCTCAGATATGTCGCCTATTTGAATCCCATGACTTACGCCACTGCATTTTTTAGAATGATTGTCTTGGAAAAAACCAATCTGCCCATCGCTGAACTTGCTAAGGAAGGGTTGGTTGTTGATATCAATGGCTTTATGGTGACGCCGCTCATGACCTTTGTAATCATCATCACAATTGGCTTGGTGTTTCTGCTGTTGTCGACCATTTCTTTTATTAAGACAGATTTTTCTCGTTTGAGCAGAAGCGCGACCGACGCCAATGCAATATGGGGCTAA
- a CDS encoding ATP-binding cassette domain-containing protein — MNPIIEVKNFTKKYGDFIAVNDISFSVEEGTVFAFLGPNGAGKSTTINTLCTIFEKTSGSLFIDGKDVTEQKSEVRSAIGVVFQDSTLDAKMSIEENLKMHCVFYNIPKREVEERIQFVLKLVDLLAERKKLVGALSGGMKRRVEIARGLIHYPKVLFLDEPTTGLDPQTRAHIWEYIIKLQKERNITIFLTTHYMEEAEICNKIAIIDGGVIVAHDTPYALKKRYTRDKAYINTNNEAELEALLAQYDLNYLKKDSYYRVEAEQLERLLTVISAHKEHITNIEIKKGTFNDVFLEITGRRIREEA, encoded by the coding sequence TTGAATCCGATTATTGAGGTGAAAAACTTCACTAAGAAATACGGCGACTTTATTGCTGTCAACGATATTTCATTTAGTGTGGAAGAAGGCACTGTTTTCGCTTTTTTAGGGCCTAACGGTGCCGGAAAAAGCACTACCATTAATACGCTTTGCACAATATTTGAAAAAACGTCGGGGTCGCTTTTTATTGACGGCAAAGATGTTACCGAACAAAAAAGCGAAGTTCGGTCTGCGATTGGGGTCGTGTTTCAAGATTCAACATTGGATGCAAAAATGAGCATTGAAGAAAACCTAAAAATGCATTGCGTTTTTTATAATATCCCCAAAAGGGAAGTGGAAGAGCGCATACAATTTGTCCTAAAGCTGGTGGATCTGCTCGCGGAAAGAAAAAAGCTGGTCGGCGCGCTGTCGGGCGGCATGAAGCGGCGAGTAGAAATTGCCCGCGGATTAATACATTACCCCAAGGTTTTATTTCTTGACGAGCCGACAACCGGGCTTGACCCCCAGACAAGAGCCCACATCTGGGAGTATATTATCAAACTTCAAAAAGAAAGAAACATCACTATTTTCTTGACGACCCATTATATGGAGGAAGCCGAAATCTGCAATAAAATCGCCATCATTGACGGCGGTGTTATTGTAGCGCATGACACCCCCTACGCCTTAAAAAAGAGATACACAAGAGATAAAGCCTATATCAATACCAATAATGAAGCGGAACTTGAAGCTCTGCTGGCGCAATATGACTTAAACTACCTCAAAAAAGACAGCTATTACAGGGTGGAAGCCGAACAATTGGAGCGCCTTTTGACGGTGATTAGTGCGCACAAGGAGCATATTACGAATATTGAAATAAAAAAAGGAACATTTAATGATGTGTTCTTAGAGATTACCGGCAGACGGATTAGGGAGGAAGCCTAG
- a CDS encoding desulfoferrodoxin family protein codes for MKFFKCEHCGNIITYVKNSGVPVVCCGEKMKEIVPGVVDASKEKHVPMVKVEGNKVVVSVGSVEHPMIEAHYIEWISLLTKQGKQMKHLNPGEKPEACFTLCEGDAVEEVYAYCNLHGLWKA; via the coding sequence ATGAAATTCTTTAAGTGTGAACATTGTGGCAACATTATTACCTACGTAAAGAACTCGGGCGTCCCGGTTGTTTGCTGCGGAGAAAAGATGAAAGAAATTGTTCCCGGTGTCGTTGACGCATCAAAAGAGAAGCACGTTCCTATGGTCAAAGTTGAGGGCAACAAGGTTGTTGTCAGCGTTGGCTCTGTTGAACACCCCATGATTGAAGCGCACTATATTGAGTGGATCAGCCTTCTGACAAAGCAGGGCAAGCAGATGAAGCACCTGAATCCCGGCGAAAAGCCCGAAGCATGTTTTACTCTTTGTGAAGGCGATGCGGTTGAAGAAGTTTATGCCTACTGCAATCTTCACGGCTTGTGGAAAGCCTAA